In Perca fluviatilis chromosome 18, GENO_Pfluv_1.0, whole genome shotgun sequence, one genomic interval encodes:
- the LOC120546903 gene encoding cytochrome P450 2K1-like has protein sequence MGILDFFLQSSSSISLLGALLFLLLVYLVSSSSFSSQKEGKEPPGPRPLPVLGNLLQLDLKRPYHTLLKLSKKYGSVFTVYLGPQKVVVLAGYKTVKEALVNHAEEFGDRGEIQIVKDVNKGHGVVWSNGDSWKEMRRFALTNLRDFGMGKKASEDKIIEECDHLLEVFKTFKGEAFDTTQPMNYAVSNIICSIVYGSRFEYDDPEFTSLVDRTNRTIQLLGSPSVQVYNIFPWIGKWVTVKKEIDAIFAANKKQNLQLFSRLKETLNPQMCRGFVDAFLVRKQNLEVSGIANSHFHDRNLLQTVLNLFAAGTDTTATTLRWGLLLMAKNPKIQDQVQEEVSREIGSRQVQVEDRKNLPFTDAVIHETQRLANIAPMAVPHKTSQDITFQGHFIKKGTTVYPLLTSVLYDESEWERPHSFYPAHFLDKDGKFVKRDAFMPFSAGRRICLGESLARMELFIFFTSLLQHFRFTPPPGVSEDELDLTPRVGFTLNPSPHKLCAVSSM, from the exons ATGGGGATATTAGATTTCTTTCTCCAGTCCTCCAGCTCTATCTCCCTGTTGGGGGCTCTGCTGTTCCTGCTGCTCGTCTACCTCGTCTCATCCTCCAGCTTCAGCTCCCAGAAGGAGGGAAAGGAACCTCCAGGACCAAGACCGCTTCCAGTACTCGGGAACCTGCTGCAGCTTGACCTCAAGAGACCCTACCACACATTACTGAAG CTTTCCAAGAAATATGGATCGGTGTTCACTGTCTATTTGGGACCCCAAAAAGTGGTCGTCTTGGCTGGATACAAGACGGTGAAGGAGGCACTTGTAAATCATGCTGAAGAGTTTGGAGACCGAGGTGAAATCCAAATTGTGAAGGACGTTAATAAAGGACATG GGGTTGTATGGTCCAATGGTGATTCGTGGAAAGAGATGAGGCGCTTTGCTCTGACTAACCTGAGAGACTTTGGGATGGGCAAGAAGGCGAGTGAGGACAAAATCATTGAGGAATGTGACCACCTCCTGGAAGTGTTTAAGACATTTAAAG GTGAAGCTTTTGATACGACCCAACCAATGAACTATGCAGTCTCTAATATTATCTGCTCCATTGTTTATGGCAGCAGATTTGAATATGATGATCCAGAGTTTACATCCCTGGTAGACCGAACCAACAGAACCATTCAACTTCTGGGCTCCCCGTCAGTACAG GTGTATAACATTTTTCCATGGATTGGTAAATGGGTTACTGTGAAGAAGGAAATCGATGCAATATTTGCTGCCAACAAGAAACAGAACTTACAGCTGTTCAGTCGTTTGAAAGAGACCCTCAATCCACAGATGTGCAGAGGCTTTGTGGACGCCTTTCTGGTCCGAAAGCAAAATCTAGAG GTATCTGGGATTGCCAACAGTCACTTCCACGATCGCAACCTTCTGCAGACAGTTCTTAATCTCTTTGCTGCTGGCACTGACACAACAGCAACTACACTGAGGTGGGGACTTCTGTTAATGGCCAAAAATCCCAAAATACAAG ACCAGGTCCAGGAAGAGGTGAGCAGGGAGATAGGAAGTCGTCAAGTGCAGGTTGAGGACAGGAAGAACCTGCCCTTCACCGACGCTGTCATCCATGAGACACAGAGACTGGCCAACATTGCCCCAATGGCAGTGCCTCACAAAACGAGCCAAGACATCACCTTCCAGGGTCACTTCATTAAGAAG GGGACCACGGTATATCCTCTCTTGACATCTGTCCTGTATGATGAGAGTGAGTGGGAGAGGCCACACAGCTTTTATCCTGCTCACTTTTTGGACAAAGATGGCAAGTTTGTCAAGCGGGACGCCTTCATGCCTTTTTCTGCAG gtCGCAGGATTTGTCTCGGAGAGAGTCTGGCCAGGATGGAGCTCTTCATCTTCTTCACCAGTCTCCTGCAGCACTTTCGTTTCACTCCTCCTCCTGGAGTTTCAGAGGATGAACTGGATCTGACTCCACGTGTGGGCTTCACCCTCAACCCTTCACCCCATAAACTGTGTGCCGTTTCCTCTAT GTGA
- the LOC120546902 gene encoding cytochrome P450 2K1-like translates to MGVLELFLQSSSSISLLGGLVVLLLVYLISSSSFISKEDRKEPPGPKPFPLIGNLLQLDIKRPYNTLLKLSKTYGSVFTVYLGPQKVVVLAGYKTVKEALVSYAEEFGERDPMLIMQESNQGHGVLWSNGDSWKEMRRFALTNLRDFGMGKKVSEDTIIEECEHLIEVFKKFKGEAFDTTQPMNYAVSNVICSIVYGSRFEYDDPEFTSLVDRTNRNIQLVGSPSVQVYNLFPWIGKLIAKRKEFETLTAANKKQNLQLFSRLKETLNPQMCRGFVDAFLVRKQNLEESGIANSHFHDHNLMQTVINLFAAGTDTTATTLRWGLLFMAKNPKIQDQVQEELSREIGSRKVQVEDRKNLPFTDAVIHETQRLASILPIAVPHKTSQDITFQGHFIKKGTTVYPLLTSVLYDESEWERPHSFYPAHFLDKDGKFVKRDAFMAFSAGRRICLGESLARMELFIFFTSLLQHFRFTPPPGVSEDELDLTPRVGFTLSPSPHKLCAVSSM, encoded by the exons ATGGGGGTATTAGAACTGTTTCTCCAGTCCTCCAGCTCTATTTCTCTGTTGGGGGGTCTTGTTGTCCTGCTACTCGTCTACctcatctcctcctccagcttCATCTCCAAGGAAGACAGAAAAGAACCTCCAGGACCCAAACCATTTCCCCTAATCGGGAACCTGCTGCAGCTTGACATTAAGAGACCCTACAACACATTACTGAAG CTTTCCAAGACATATGGATCAGTGTTCACTGTGTATTTGGGACCCCAAAAAGTGGTGGTCCTGGCTGGGTACAAGACGGTGAAGGAGGCACTTGTCAGCTATGCTGAAGAGTTTGGTGAAAGAGATCCAATGTTAATAATGCAGGAATCTAATCAAGGCCATG GGGTTTTATGGTCCAATGGTGATTCGTGGAAAGAGATGAGGCGCTTTGCTTTGACTAACCTGAGAGACTTTGGGATGGGCAAGAAGGTGAGTGAGGACACAATCATTGAGGAATGTGAACACCTCATTGAAGTGTTTAAGAAATTTAAAG GTGAAGCTTTTGATACGACCCAACCAATGAACTATGCAGTCTCTAATGTTATCTGCTCCATTGTTTATGGCAGCAGATTTGAATATGATGATCCAGAGTTTACATCCCTGGTAGATCGAACAAACAGAAACATTCAACTTGTGGGCTCACCGTCCGTACAG GTATATAACCTGTTTCCATGGATCGGTAAATTGATCGCTAAAAGGAAGGAATTCGAGACATTAACTGCTGCCAACAAGAAACAGAACTTACAGCTGTTCAGTCGTTTGAAAGAGACCCTCAATCCACAGATGTGCAGAGGCTTTGTGGACGCCTTTCTGGTCCGAAAGCAAAATCTGGAG GAATCTGGAATTGCTAACAGTCACTTCCACGATCACAACCTTATGCAGACAGTTATTAATCTCTTTGCTGCTGGCACTGACACAACAGCAACTACTCTGAGATGGGGACTTCTGTTCATGGCCAAGAATCCAAAAATACAAG ACCAGGTTCAGGAGGAGCTGAGCAGGGAGATAGGAAGTCGTAAAGTGCAGGTTGAGGACAGGAAGAACCTGCCCTTCACCGACGCCGTCATCCATGAGACACAGAGACTGGCCAGCATCCTCCCGATAGCAGTGCCTCACAAAACGAGCCAAGACATCACCTTCCAGGGTCACTTCATTAAGAAG GGGACCACGGTATATCCTCTCTTGACATCTGTCCTGTATGATGAGAGTGAGTGGGAGAGGCCACACAGCTTTTATCCTGCTCACTTCCTGGACAAAGACGGGAAGTTTGTCAAGCGGGACGCCTTCATGGCTTTTTCTGCAG GTCGAAGGATTTGTCTCGGAGAGAGTCTGGCCAGGATGGAGCTCTTCATCTTCTTCACCAGCCTCCTGCAGCACTTTCGTTTCACTCCTCCTCCTGGAGTTTCAGAGGATGAACTGGATCTGACTCCACGTGTGGGCTTCACCCTCAGCCCTTCACCCCATAAACTGTGTGCCGTTTCCTCTATGTGA